One Cucumis sativus cultivar 9930 chromosome 1, Cucumber_9930_V3, whole genome shotgun sequence DNA segment encodes these proteins:
- the LOC101204384 gene encoding heterogeneous nuclear ribonucleoprotein U-like protein 1 isoform X2 gives MASKRHRLQEDEYEAKEPKNARVSDAFEFKKQQPVVLNPADCDLDFEIKSDGLQGSALYEKGFAYCWSGARTTVGITGGKYCFGCKIISLQPVEMSDTAPDQQHLCRVGISRGDSPVGNLGETIQSFGFGGTGKFSNAGKFSDYGEKFGFGDSIVCAVNLESKPLASIGFSKNGKWLGTSIQFDAGPRGLGVVDSPLRKCRWESAFFPHVLLKNVEVQLQFSIEEGLVPEEGFKPWACALDDNNALLGPTFNNVRDCEVMMMVGLPASGKSTWAKKWADDHPEKRQILLGTNLILDQMKLPGLLRKHNYGERFDRLMDQATEIFNILLSRAAAVPRNYIIDQTNVYKHARKRKLKPFADFQKIAVVVFPKPEELQRRSAERFREMGKEVPADAVNKMLANYILPTSKDIPGSGEYFDEVIFVELDRPESQRCLDAMKRALPSESCDDFTSFSKASTAPLVSPSSRDQGAFCFLSGLSD, from the exons ATGGCGTCCAAACGCCACCGTCTTCAAGAAGACGAATACGAGGCCAAGGAACCCAAAAATGCCCGTGTTTCAGATGCTTTTGAGTTTAAGAAGCAGCAGCCAGTAGTGCTCAACCCTGCCGACTGCGACTTGG ATTTTGAGATCAAAAGTGATGGTCTTCAAGGATCAGCTCTTTATGAGAAAGGTTTTGCTTATTGCTGGTCAGGAGCTCGGACCACTGTGGGTATTACTGGTggaaaatattgttttggttGCAAGATTATCTCTTTACAGCCAGTTGAAATGAGTGATACTGCTCCAGATCAGCAGCATCTTTGTCGTGTTGGCATTTCCAGAGGGGATAGTCCAGTGGGAAATCTTGGAGAGACTATACAAAGTTTTGGATTTGGTGGTACTGGAAAGTTTTCAAATGCTGGAAAATTTTCTGACTATGGTGAAAAGTTTGGATTTGGTGATTCCATTGTTTGCGCTGTAAATCTTGAAAGCAAGCCTCTGGCCTCTATTGGATTTTCCAAAAACGGAAAATGGTTGGGTACTTCTATACAATTTGATGCTGGTCCAAGAGGCCTTGGAGTGGTGGATTCTCCACTGAGAAAGTGTCGATGGGAATCAGCATTTTTCCCTCATGTAttgttgaagaatgttgaGGTTCAGTTGCAATTCAGCATTGAAGAGGGGCTTGTTCCTGAAGAAGGCTTTAAACCGTGGGCCTGCGCTTTGGATGATAACAATGCGCTGCTTGGACCTACTTTTAATAATGTAAGAGATTGTGAAGTCATGATGATGGTGGGTCTACCGGCTTCTGGAAAAAGTACATGGGCTAAGAAATGGGCAGATGATCATCCTGAGAAACGCCAGATTTTGCTTGGGACTAATCTAATTCTGGATCAAATGAAG TTACCAGGTCTATTGCGAAAACATAATTATGGTGAACGCTTTGATCGTTTGATGGATCAAGCAActgaaattttcaatatacTTCTCTCTAGGGCAGCCGCTGTGCCTCGTAATTACATAATTGATCAAACAAATGTTTACAAGCATGCTCGTAAACGGAAATTGAAGCCATTTGCAGACTTCCAGAAA ATTGCTGTTGTGGTATTCCCAAAGCCGGAGGAGTTGCAGCGTCGCTCGGCTGAAAGATTTAGAGAAATGGGGAAAGAAGTACCAGCTGATGCAGTGAATAAAATGTTAG CCAATTATATCTTGCCCACTAGCAAGGATATACCTGGATCAGGAGAGTACTTTGATGAG GTTATATTTGTAGAACTTGATCGCCCAGAATCTCAAAGATGTTTGGATGCGATGAAACGTGCTCTACCATCTGAATCATGTGACGACTTTACATCATTTTCTAAAGCTAGTACTGCTCCTCTTGTTTCACCTTCATCTCGAGACCAAGGTGCTTTCTGCTTCTTGTCTGGCCTCTCTGATTGA
- the LOC101204384 gene encoding heterogeneous nuclear ribonucleoprotein U-like protein 1 isoform X3: MASKRHRLQEDEYEAKEPKNARVSDAFEFKKQQPVVLNPADCDLDFEIKSDGLQGSALYEKGFAYCWSGARTTVGITGGKYCFGCKIISLQPVEMSDTAPDQQHLCRVGISRGDSPVGNLGETIQSFGFGGTGKFSNAGKFSDYGEKFGFGDSIVCAVNLESKPLASIGFSKNGKWLGTSIQFDAGPRGLGVVDSPLRKCRWESAFFPHVLLKNVEVQLQFSIEEGLVPEEGFKPWACALDDNNALLGPTFNNVRDCEVMMMVGLPASGKSTWAKKWADDHPEKRQILLGTNLILDQMKLPGLLRKHNYGERFDRLMDQATEIFNILLSRAAAVPRNYIIDQTNVYKHARKRKLKPFADFQKIAVVVFPKPEELQRRSAERFREMGKEVPADAVNKMLANYILPTSKDIPGSGEYFDEVIFVELDRPESQRCLDAMKRALPSESCDDFTSFSKASTAPLVSPSSRDQA, translated from the exons ATGGCGTCCAAACGCCACCGTCTTCAAGAAGACGAATACGAGGCCAAGGAACCCAAAAATGCCCGTGTTTCAGATGCTTTTGAGTTTAAGAAGCAGCAGCCAGTAGTGCTCAACCCTGCCGACTGCGACTTGG ATTTTGAGATCAAAAGTGATGGTCTTCAAGGATCAGCTCTTTATGAGAAAGGTTTTGCTTATTGCTGGTCAGGAGCTCGGACCACTGTGGGTATTACTGGTggaaaatattgttttggttGCAAGATTATCTCTTTACAGCCAGTTGAAATGAGTGATACTGCTCCAGATCAGCAGCATCTTTGTCGTGTTGGCATTTCCAGAGGGGATAGTCCAGTGGGAAATCTTGGAGAGACTATACAAAGTTTTGGATTTGGTGGTACTGGAAAGTTTTCAAATGCTGGAAAATTTTCTGACTATGGTGAAAAGTTTGGATTTGGTGATTCCATTGTTTGCGCTGTAAATCTTGAAAGCAAGCCTCTGGCCTCTATTGGATTTTCCAAAAACGGAAAATGGTTGGGTACTTCTATACAATTTGATGCTGGTCCAAGAGGCCTTGGAGTGGTGGATTCTCCACTGAGAAAGTGTCGATGGGAATCAGCATTTTTCCCTCATGTAttgttgaagaatgttgaGGTTCAGTTGCAATTCAGCATTGAAGAGGGGCTTGTTCCTGAAGAAGGCTTTAAACCGTGGGCCTGCGCTTTGGATGATAACAATGCGCTGCTTGGACCTACTTTTAATAATGTAAGAGATTGTGAAGTCATGATGATGGTGGGTCTACCGGCTTCTGGAAAAAGTACATGGGCTAAGAAATGGGCAGATGATCATCCTGAGAAACGCCAGATTTTGCTTGGGACTAATCTAATTCTGGATCAAATGAAG TTACCAGGTCTATTGCGAAAACATAATTATGGTGAACGCTTTGATCGTTTGATGGATCAAGCAActgaaattttcaatatacTTCTCTCTAGGGCAGCCGCTGTGCCTCGTAATTACATAATTGATCAAACAAATGTTTACAAGCATGCTCGTAAACGGAAATTGAAGCCATTTGCAGACTTCCAGAAA ATTGCTGTTGTGGTATTCCCAAAGCCGGAGGAGTTGCAGCGTCGCTCGGCTGAAAGATTTAGAGAAATGGGGAAAGAAGTACCAGCTGATGCAGTGAATAAAATGTTAG CCAATTATATCTTGCCCACTAGCAAGGATATACCTGGATCAGGAGAGTACTTTGATGAG GTTATATTTGTAGAACTTGATCGCCCAGAATCTCAAAGATGTTTGGATGCGATGAAACGTGCTCTACCATCTGAATCATGTGACGACTTTACATCATTTTCTAAAGCTAGTACTGCTCCTCTTGTTTCACCTTCATCTCGAGACCAAG CATAG
- the LOC101205116 gene encoding uncharacterized protein LOC101205116 — MAWLLSLKATLMSAGVISMALALKVSVPLVFEFSVLYVPLIWNSLISCLRPPYIYIIINGIIISIVASSRFHQKEADAYVEIPSATKASEDIGYREIVSEYTVIESPMVYEQRDELIVSELKAIDAIDFQVEEIIAPEVKEIEAVVLPREEVIAPETKVIEAISSIEAEAEDEDKFVISTNRTRNSLKRMGLPEKPLVSSRFGHRKSAKASPEGGRALGVISKAKRHETLENTWKAITEGRAMPLSRHMKKWETWENQMNGGEVEIKAERTNQGTTTVKLRKEASMSQDDLNRRVEDFIRRFNEEMRLQREQSLKKYWEMVNRES; from the exons ATGGCGTGGTTACTCTCTTTGAAGGCTACGTTGATGTCCGCCGGAGTTATTTCCATGGCTCTCGCTCTCAAGGTCTCTGTTCCTTTAGTTTTCGAGTTTTCAGTTCTTTATGTGCCTCTGATTTGGAACTCCCTCATTTCTTGCTTGAGACCTCCTTACATTTACATTATCATAAACGGGATTATCATCTCCATCGTCGCCTCCTCGCGTTTCCACCAGAAGGAAGCCGACGCTTACGTTGAGATTCCTTCTGCAACTAAGGCTTCGGAGGATATCGGATACAGAGAGATTGTTTCGGAATATACTGTTATAGAATCGCCGATGGTTTACGAACAGAGAGATGAACTGATTGTTTCGGAGCTGAAAGCTATCGATGCGATTGATTTCCAGGTTGAAGAGATAATTGCTCCGGAAGTGAAGGAAATCGAGGCGGTGGTCTTACCCAGAGAAGAAGTAATTGCTCCGGAAACCAAGGTTATCGAAGCGATTAGCTCTATTGAAGCTGAAGCAGAGGATGAGGACAAATTCGTCATATCCACAAATCGGACCCGGAATTCACTGAAGAGGATGGGATTACCAGAGAAACCGCTCGTTTCTTCCAGATTTGGCCACCGGAAATCTGCTAAAGCGAGTCCAGAAG GCGGAAGGGCGCTGGGAGTAATATCGAAGGCGAAACGGCACGAGACGCTAGAGAACACGTGGAAGGCGATAACGGAAGGGAGAGCAATGCCGTTGAGCAGGCACATGAAGAAGTGGGAGACGTGGGAGAATCAAATGAACGGGGGGGAGGTGGAAATAAAAGCGGAGAGGACGAATCAGGGGACGACGACGGTGAAGCTGAGGAAAGAGGCGTCGATGAGTCAGGACGATTTGAACCGGCGAGTGGAGGATTTCATAAGGAGATTCAATGAGGAAATGAGGTTGCAGAGGGAGCAATCGTTGAAGAAGTACTGGGAGATGGTGAACCGTGAGAGctga
- the LOC101204630 gene encoding telomerase Cajal body protein 1, with protein sequence MSETESMLMEEEDENRSNPTGEATAETTMNDDQQSYSWPVIQFNSPPRRTYHFYNQFRTSPNPNNFFKGVKWSPDGSCFLTSSEDNSLRIFNLPDYGDDVSVNVAAEEDSFTSNLVVGEGESVYDFCWYPYMSASDPVTCVFASTTRDHPIHLWDAASGELRCTYRAYDAMDEITAAFSIAFNPAGTKIFAGYNKLVRIFDLHRPGRDFGQHSTLQGNKEGQTGIISAIAFSPTHSGMLALGSYSQTTGIYREDNMELLYVLHGQEGGITHIQFSKDGNYLYTGGRKDPYILCWDIRKSVDVVYKLYRSSENTNQRIFFDIEPCGQHLGTGGQDGFVHVYDLQTGQWVTSFQAAQDTVNGFSFHPYMPMTVTSSGHRRFIGPDNDDEDLCLSGDENCASLWSFDCASLGNGDAINGN encoded by the exons ATGTCAGAAACAGAATCGATGTTAATGGAGGAGGAAGATGAAAACCGGTCCAATCCGACCGGGGAGGCCACAGCAGAAACTACCATGAATGATGATCAACAATCATACTCGTGGCCTGTGATTCAGTTCAACTCCCCTCCGCGGCGAACTTACCATTTCTACAACCAGTTTCGGACTTCTCCCAACCCTAACAACTTCTTCAAGGGCGTGAAATg GTCACCTGATGGGTCGTGTTTTCTAACGAGCTCCGAGGACAATAGTCTTCGTATATTCAACTT GCCAGATTACGGCGACGATGTTTCCGTCAATGTCGCGGCTGAAGAGG ATTCTTTTACTTCCAACCTCGTTGTGGGTGAGGGGGAGTCAGTTTATGACTTCTGTTGGTACCCTTACATGTCAGCTTCAG ACCCTGTTACCTGCGTCTTTGCAAGTACCACACGTGACCATCCAATTCATCTCTGGGATGCTGCGTCAGGGGAG CTGCGCTGCACATATCGAGCTTATGATGCCATGGATGAAATCACTGCTGCCTTTTCAATTGCTTTTAATCCAGCTGGAACCAA AATATTTGCTGGATACAACAAATTGGTGAGAATATTTGATTTGCATCGGCCTGGTAGAGATTTTGGGCAGCATTCGACGCTGCAAGGAAATAAAGAAGGTCAAACAG GCATCATATCTGCAATTGCTTTTTCTCCTACACATAGCGGAATGCTTGCCTTGGGTTCTTATAGCCAGACAACTGGAATCTATAGGGAAGACAATATGGAATTGTTATATGTTCTACATGGTCAAGAAGGAGGAATTACACAT atccaattttcaaaagacGGTAATTATCTATACACTGGAGGTCGAAAG GACCCATATATACTCTGCTGGGATATTCGCAAATCTGTCGATGTTGTTTACAA ATTATACAGATCATCTGAAAATACCAACCAACGGATATTTTTTGATATTGAGCCATGTGGGCAACATCTTGGCACAGGTGGTCAG GATGGTTTTGTTCATGTATATGATCTTCAAACTGGGCAGTGGGTAACAAGTTTCCAAGCAGCACAAG ATACAGTTAatgggttttcttttcatccatATATGCCAATGACCGTCACTTCGTCAGGTCACCGAAGATTTATAGGACCTGACAATGACGATGAGGATTTGTGTTTAAGTG GTGATGAAAATTGTGCTTCTCTTTGGAGCTTTGATTGTGCTTCATTAGGAAATGGTGATGCTATCAATGGCAATTGA
- the LOC101217140 gene encoding syntaxin-124: protein MNDLFSNSFKKYTDLKQQAYLDSMEAGSESVNLDRFFEDVENVKDDMKQVENLYKKLQQANEECKVVHNAKTMKELRGRMETDVAQVLKRVKLIKGKLEALERSNAAHRGLPGCGPGSSADRTRTSVVSGLGKKLKDVMDDFQGLRARMNAEYKETVERRYFTVTGQKANEETIENLISSGESESFLQKAIQEQGRGQIMDTISEIQERHDAVKEIEKNLIELHQIFLDMAALVEAQGHQLNDIESHVAHANSFVRRGTEQLQEAREYQKSSRKWTCYAILLGAILIIILLFPLLTSILPHLL, encoded by the exons atgaaCGATCTATTCTCGAACTCGTTCAAGAAGTACACGGATCTGAAGCAACAAGCATATCTGGACAGCATGGAGGCTGGAAGTGAGAGTGTAAATTTGGACAGATTCTTTGAGGAtgttgaaaatgttaaagatGACATGAAACAAGTGGAGAATTTGTACAAGAAATTGCAGCAGGCTAATGAGGAGTGTAAGGTTGTGCATAATGCCAAGACAATGAAGGAGCTGAGGGGCCGAATGGAGACTGACGTTGCTCAAGTTCTCAAGCGAGTCAAATTGATCAAAGGAAAACTCGAAGCTCTTGAGCGTTCTAATGCCGCTCACCGTGGCCTCCCCGGTTGCGGCCCTGGCTCTTCTGCTGACCGAACTCGAACCTCTGTTGTCAGCGGCTTGGGAAAGAAGCTCAAAGATGTTATGGATGATTTTCAAGGCCTTAGAGCTCGAATGAATGCCGAGTATAAAGAAACCGTCGAGCGAAG GTACTTCACTGTGACAGGGCAGAAAGCAAATGAAGAAACAATAGAGAATTTAATATCAAGTGGGGAAAGTGAGAGCTTTCTACAGAAGGCAATTCAAGAACAGGGTAGAGGTCAAATAATGGACACAATTTCAGAGATTCAAGAACGACATGACGCTGTGAAGGAAATAGAGAAGAATTTGATAGAGCTGCATCAGATTTTCTTGGACATGGCAGCTTTAGTTGAAGCTCAAGGCCACCAACTGAACGACATTGAAAGCCATGTCGCGCATGCTAACTCGTTTGTTAGAAGAGGAACAGAGCAACTCCAAGAAGCCAGAGAGTATCAAAAGAGCTCAAGGAAATGGACTTGCTATGCCATACTTTTGGGAGCTATTCTTATTATCATTCTTCTCTTCCCACTATTAACTTCAATTTTACCTCATTTGTTGTAG
- the LOC101204867 gene encoding bifunctional riboflavin kinase/FMN phosphatase, with protein MIIKNSISNPLKMVVSGVILDLDGTLLHTDGIVNDVLKSFLGKYGKQWDGREALRVTGKTPYESAAVIVEDYGLPCSSAELMSQISPLFAERWCNIKALPGANRLIKHFSNHRVPIALASNSSRENIESKISFHPGWKDSFSVIIGSNEVTAAKPSPEIFLESAKRLNLEPSSCLVIEDSVPGVAAGKAAGMKVVAVPSLPKKSHLYSSADEVINSLLDFQPQKWGLPPFEDWVENTLPINPLYIGGPVVKGYGRGSKVLGIPTANLSTEGYSDVLSEHPSGVYFGWAGLSTRGIFKMVMSIGWNPFFDNVEKTIEPWLLHDFDGDFYGEDLRLVVVGYIRPEANFPSLESLIAKIHEDGRIAERALDLPLYSKYRNDQYLKQRDA; from the exons ATGATCATTAAGAACTCCATCTCAAATCCTTTGAAAATGGTTGTATCCGGCGTTATTCTTGATCTGGACGGCACACTTCTACATACAG ATGGCATAGTAAATGACGTTCTAAAGTCTTTTTTGGGCAAGTATGGAAAGCAATGGGATGGAAGAGAAGCCCTAAGAGTTACTGGGAAGACACCATACGAGTCTGCAGCTGTTATTGTTGAAGATTATGGGCTTCCTTGCTCATCAGCTGAATTGATGTCACAAATTTCCCCTTTGTTTGCAGAGAG GTGGTGCAACATCAAAGCATTACCAGGAGCCAACCGGTTGATAAAACATTTCAGTAATCACAGAGTGCCAATTGCATTAGCTTCAAACTCGAGTAGGGAAAACATAGAgtccaaaatttcttttcatccgG GCTGGAAAGACTCATTCTCTGTGATAATTGGTAGCAATGAAGTTACGGCGGCTAAACCATCTCCTGAAAT ATTCCTTGAATCAGCCAAAAGGTTAAATCTAGAACCCTCGAGCTGCCTGGTAATTGAGGATTCCGT TCCAGGTGTTGCAGCTGGTAAGGCTGCCGGGATGAAGGTGGTTGCTGTACCATCCCTTCCAAAAAAGTCTCATCTCTACTCTTCCGCGGATGAAGTGATCAATTCACTGCTTGACTTTCAGCCTCAGAAGTGGGGCCTGCCTCCATTTGAAGATT GGGTAGAGAACACCTTACCAATTAATCCTTTGTACATTGGAGGTCCCGTCGTTAAGGGATATGGGCGTGGCTCAAAAGTACTTGGGATTCCTACAG CGAATTTATCTACAGAAGGATATTCAGATGTCCTTTCAGAACATCCATCAGGTGTTTATTTCGGTTGGGCTGGTTTATCAACAAGAGGCATCTTTAAAATGGTCATGAGTATTGGTTGGAATCCATTTTTTGATAATGTTGAAAAGACTATT GAACCATGGCTACTACATGACTTTGATGGCGATTTCTACGGTGAGGACTTGAGACTTGTTGTAGTCGGATATATTCGGCCAGAG GCCAACTTTCCTAGCCTTGAGAGCCTAATCGCTAAGATTCACGAGGATGGGAGAATTGCAGAGAGAGCTCTTGATCTTCCATTGTACTCCAAGTATAGGAACGATCAATACCTGAAGCAGCGTGATGCTTAG